Proteins found in one Thalassomonas actiniarum genomic segment:
- a CDS encoding DUF2235 domain-containing protein, whose product MMKIQNKRIVICCDGTWNTPDKPTNVVKIVRSLTPYGKDGKNQVVFYDQGVGTYNASDRMMGIFGKGIGQNIIDAYRFIAHNYQEGDDIYCFGFSRGAYTVRALGGMLHTVGLLPKDELHTLPRAYKYYRTPPHKREYQRYSHYPKPEIAVMAVWDTVGALGVPIPFLGQLTKPWVGFFDTRLTPEIKHAYQALAIDEKRPPFKPALWTGSSHPGQTVEQVWFSGCHSDIGGGYDESSLSDISLLWMIQKVALLGLDFDQSYLKDKSKVDANVCGRMHDSYSLPYRLMERLGAKAETRSLEGELDYPAINVSIHESVLERLKKVEDYQPENLHESWSFARNDERRHFSRIITSQLTGEIQIDQQQTPCKILDYSPLGGARVQCDNELDKLEKITISSAKFAKTLATCAWKKDNIYGLNFAA is encoded by the coding sequence ATGATGAAAATACAAAATAAGCGCATCGTGATCTGTTGTGACGGTACCTGGAATACCCCGGATAAGCCCACCAATGTTGTCAAGATCGTTCGCTCCCTCACCCCCTATGGCAAGGATGGCAAAAACCAGGTGGTTTTTTATGATCAGGGCGTGGGCACCTACAATGCCTCAGATCGCATGATGGGCATATTCGGTAAAGGTATCGGGCAAAACATTATCGATGCCTATCGTTTTATTGCCCACAACTACCAGGAAGGAGATGACATCTACTGCTTCGGCTTCAGCCGCGGCGCCTATACCGTCAGGGCCCTTGGCGGCATGCTGCATACGGTTGGCTTATTGCCTAAAGACGAGCTGCATACCCTGCCCCGGGCCTATAAGTATTACCGCACCCCACCCCACAAACGGGAATACCAGCGCTATTCCCACTATCCTAAGCCGGAAATAGCAGTCATGGCGGTATGGGATACGGTCGGGGCCTTGGGCGTGCCAATTCCTTTCCTGGGTCAATTAACCAAACCCTGGGTAGGATTTTTTGACACCCGCTTGACGCCGGAAATCAAACACGCCTACCAGGCGCTGGCCATCGATGAAAAGAGGCCCCCTTTCAAACCGGCTTTGTGGACCGGAAGCAGCCATCCGGGGCAGACGGTTGAACAGGTATGGTTTTCCGGCTGCCATAGTGATATTGGCGGCGGCTATGATGAGTCCAGTTTATCGGATATCAGCTTGTTGTGGATGATCCAGAAAGTTGCCTTGTTAGGACTGGATTTTGACCAGAGCTATCTCAAAGACAAATCAAAAGTCGATGCCAATGTCTGTGGGCGCATGCATGACTCCTACAGCCTGCCTTACCGGTTAATGGAGCGCCTCGGCGCCAAAGCAGAAACCCGCTCCCTCGAAGGAGAGCTTGATTATCCCGCCATTAATGTCTCTATTCATGAAAGCGTGCTTGAGCGACTCAAAAAAGTCGAAGACTACCAGCCGGAAAATCTGCATGAAAGCTGGTCTTTTGCCCGCAACGACGAAAGGCGGCACTTCTCCCGCATCATCACCAGCCAGCTCACCGGAGAAATCCAAATAGATCAGCAACAAACCCCTTGCAAAATATTGGATTATTCTCCTTTAGGCGGCGCCCGGGTGCAATGTGACAATGAATTGGATAAGCTGGAGAAGATCACCATAAGCTCGGCAAAATTTGCCAAAACCCTGGCGACCTGCGCCTGGAAAAAAGACAATATCTACGGTCTGAATTTCGCAGCATAA
- a CDS encoding GNAT family N-acetyltransferase: protein MKITNSQRLKFALMTSDDAQLLFELDQDVEVMRYINGGKVSTMQEIREVYVPRMQSYTNESQGWGLWKVEITQTNEFIGWVLVRPMEFFTDYPQNDNLELGWRFMQKAWGKGYATEAALSITQAIAEQTSVKYFSAVAMEDNAGSINIMKKLGMEFLKKELHKDPLGDMEAVYYQCDAR from the coding sequence ATGAAAATAACAAACTCACAACGCCTCAAGTTTGCATTGATGACCAGCGACGATGCCCAACTCTTGTTTGAACTGGATCAGGATGTAGAGGTGATGCGCTACATCAACGGCGGTAAAGTCAGCACCATGCAGGAAATCAGGGAAGTCTACGTTCCCAGAATGCAAAGTTATACCAATGAATCACAAGGTTGGGGCCTGTGGAAGGTTGAGATCACACAAACAAATGAATTTATCGGCTGGGTGTTAGTACGGCCGATGGAATTTTTTACCGACTACCCGCAAAATGACAACCTGGAACTGGGCTGGCGTTTTATGCAAAAAGCCTGGGGCAAAGGTTATGCAACCGAAGCCGCACTGAGTATTACCCAGGCCATAGCCGAGCAAACATCAGTCAAATACTTTAGCGCTGTTGCCATGGAAGACAATGCCGGCTCCATTAATATCATGAAAAAACTGGGCATGGAATTCCTTAAAAAAGAGCTGCACAAGGATCCCTTAGGCGATATGGAAGCCGTCTATTACCAGTGTGATGCCAGGTAA
- the cobA gene encoding uroporphyrinogen-III C-methyltransferase yields MTILNKKISQTPFNGGEVALVGSGPGDPELLTLRALRFIEQAEVTVYDRLVSEEIMALLPQENEKYYVGKEQAKHCVPQDKINELLLDLARQGKRVLRLKGGDPFIFGRGGEEAQYLLENGISCHTCPGITAASGCTTYAGIPLTHRGVAQGCTFITGHMQNNGQLNLPWQSLACDSQTIVFYMGINTLPVITEQLIKHGRRADTPVALIRKGTREDQEVYRGILSTLPQLAQKHKITPPTLIIIGDVVNELTSEAVSIPGFLSADEYAARLDNADLVKYA; encoded by the coding sequence ATGACGATATTAAATAAAAAAATCAGCCAAACCCCTTTTAACGGCGGGGAAGTCGCCCTGGTAGGCTCAGGCCCCGGCGATCCGGAATTATTAACCTTAAGAGCCCTGAGATTTATCGAGCAGGCAGAGGTCACCGTTTATGACCGCCTGGTCAGCGAAGAAATTATGGCCCTGCTGCCACAGGAAAATGAAAAATATTATGTCGGCAAAGAGCAAGCCAAACATTGCGTGCCCCAGGATAAAATCAATGAGCTCCTGCTCGACCTTGCCAGGCAAGGCAAGCGGGTATTACGCCTGAAAGGCGGCGATCCCTTCATCTTTGGCCGCGGCGGTGAAGAAGCACAGTATTTACTGGAAAACGGTATCAGCTGCCATACCTGCCCCGGGATCACCGCGGCATCCGGCTGTACCACCTATGCCGGCATCCCCCTCACCCACCGCGGCGTCGCCCAGGGCTGTACCTTTATCACCGGCCATATGCAAAATAACGGTCAGCTTAACCTGCCGTGGCAAAGCCTGGCCTGCGACAGCCAGACCATAGTCTTTTATATGGGCATCAATACCCTGCCCGTTATCACCGAGCAGCTGATCAAACACGGCAGAAGAGCAGACACCCCGGTTGCCCTGATCCGAAAAGGCACCCGGGAGGATCAGGAAGTCTACCGCGGCATATTAAGCACCCTGCCACAGTTGGCGCAAAAACATAAGATCACCCCGCCAACCCTGATCATCATCGGCGATGTCGTCAATGAATTAACCAGCGAAGCTGTCAGCATCCCCGGTTTTTTATCGGCAGATGAGTATGCAGCACGCCTGGACAATGCCGACCTGGTGAAATACGCCTGA
- the nirJ gene encoding heme d1 biosynthesis radical SAM protein NirJ has product MFRISQLLKTLTHDMPVAPKRNMPGPVVIWNLIRRCNLSCRHCYSTSLDIDFKDELSTGQIKATIDDLKVAHVPVLILSGGEPLLRPDIFEISDYAKSKGFYLALSTNGTLINEDNIDAIKAADYQYVGISIDGLESFHDHFRRQIGSYKSSMKAIELCKQAGIKVGMRLCLTKDNFDDLSALLDIMEKKGVDKFYLSHLNYSGRGKRSAQNDAMFKMTKDAMEILFERAWSHIEQGIDSDFVTGNNDADGPFLLQWAQKKFGNVHPQRVENLRQKLIQWGGNASGVNVANIDNTGTVHPDTYWWDHALGNVKTGKFSEIWKNTQDPLMLGFRQSPRPVKGRCARCQYLNICGGNTRTRAFAQTRDPWAEDPGCYLEDLEIGLEAKSVANKQIPVVVV; this is encoded by the coding sequence ATGTTCAGAATTTCCCAGTTACTAAAAACCTTAACCCATGATATGCCGGTCGCCCCGAAGCGTAATATGCCGGGACCCGTGGTGATCTGGAATTTGATCCGCCGCTGCAACCTAAGTTGCCGCCATTGTTATTCAACCTCTTTAGACATAGATTTTAAAGACGAACTTTCCACCGGGCAAATCAAGGCCACCATAGACGATTTAAAAGTGGCCCATGTGCCGGTATTGATCCTCTCAGGCGGCGAGCCGCTGTTGCGTCCGGATATCTTTGAAATCAGCGACTATGCCAAAAGCAAGGGCTTTTATCTGGCCCTGTCCACCAACGGCACCTTGATCAATGAAGACAATATCGATGCCATCAAAGCCGCCGATTATCAGTATGTCGGGATCAGCATCGACGGCCTGGAAAGCTTCCACGACCATTTCCGCCGCCAAATCGGCAGCTACAAAAGCTCAATGAAAGCAATAGAGCTGTGCAAGCAGGCCGGTATCAAGGTCGGCATGCGTTTATGCCTGACCAAAGATAACTTTGACGACCTGTCGGCACTGCTCGATATCATGGAAAAAAAAGGCGTGGATAAATTTTACCTGTCCCACTTGAACTATTCCGGGCGCGGCAAACGCAGCGCGCAAAATGATGCCATGTTCAAGATGACCAAAGATGCGATGGAAATCCTGTTTGAACGGGCCTGGTCGCATATCGAGCAGGGCATAGACAGTGACTTTGTCACCGGCAATAACGATGCCGACGGCCCGTTTTTACTGCAATGGGCACAAAAGAAATTCGGTAATGTCCATCCGCAGCGGGTGGAAAACTTACGGCAAAAGCTGATCCAGTGGGGCGGCAATGCTTCCGGAGTCAATGTCGCCAATATCGACAATACCGGTACCGTGCACCCGGATACTTACTGGTGGGATCATGCCCTGGGCAATGTTAAAACCGGCAAATTCTCCGAGATCTGGAAAAATACCCAAGACCCGTTAATGTTGGGTTTTCGCCAAAGCCCGCGCCCGGTAAAAGGCCGCTGTGCCCGTTGCCAATACCTTAATATCTGCGGCGGCAATACCCGCACCCGGGCCTTTGCCCAAACCCGGGATCCCTGGGCGGAAGATCCCGGTTGTTACCTGGAAGACCTGGAAATAGGGCTTGAGGCTAAGTCCGTAGCCAATAAGCAAATCCCTGTAGTAGTAGTTTAA
- a CDS encoding Lrp/AsnC family transcriptional regulator, which yields MSDSIYPFNTRTSEPKKHSSRELSALERQYVLLTQDGLPLVARPYHTLAQQLEIPVAQVLAMTEDLLARGVIRRIAAVPNHYKLGYRFNGMTVWDVRDDAAREFGEAVGKLDFVSHCYLRPRHLPHWNYNLFAMVHGRSESDIEQYRAQIKQLLAEVLQHHPADENQPTNGLKSNDMLTSTRILKKTGLRLKKQAQKKPVDQP from the coding sequence ATGTCGGACTCTATTTACCCATTTAACACCCGGACATCAGAGCCCAAAAAACACAGCTCCCGGGAATTGTCTGCACTGGAGCGCCAATATGTCTTGCTGACACAAGACGGTTTACCCCTGGTGGCCCGGCCTTATCACACCCTGGCACAGCAACTTGAGATCCCGGTTGCTCAGGTCTTGGCCATGACGGAGGATTTATTGGCCCGCGGCGTTATTCGCCGGATCGCCGCCGTACCCAACCATTATAAATTAGGTTACCGCTTTAACGGCATGACGGTATGGGATGTCAGGGACGACGCGGCACGTGAATTTGGCGAGGCGGTGGGCAAACTCGACTTTGTCAGCCACTGCTACCTCAGGCCCAGACACCTGCCCCACTGGAATTATAACCTGTTTGCCATGGTGCATGGCCGCAGCGAAAGCGATATCGAGCAGTACCGGGCGCAAATAAAACAGCTGCTGGCCGAAGTGCTGCAGCACCATCCGGCGGATGAAAACCAGCCGACGAATGGTTTAAAGAGCAACGACATGCTCACCAGTACCCGTATCCTGAAAAAAACCGGTTTACGCCTGAAAAAGCAAGCACAAAAAAAACCGGTTGACCAGCCGTGA
- a CDS encoding Lrp/AsnC family transcriptional regulator: MTELKEQTPGLKQTDDRHRGAALTFDPLDKALINLLQRGLPVCERPFASVADALNTTEQAVLSRLNNLLEQGVLSRFGPMYDAACLGGAFTLAAMAVPEAEFEQVAEAVNGFEQIAHNYQRNHQLNMWFVIATENEAEIATVIEQIEIKTGIPVLNVPKLEEFYVGLYLPI, encoded by the coding sequence ATGACCGAGCTTAAAGAACAAACCCCAGGCTTGAAGCAAACAGATGATCGGCATCGGGGAGCAGCGCTCACCTTTGACCCGTTAGACAAGGCGCTGATCAATTTATTGCAACGGGGCTTGCCGGTATGTGAAAGGCCTTTTGCCAGTGTCGCCGATGCCCTTAATACCACAGAGCAAGCCGTACTTTCCCGCCTTAATAACTTATTAGAGCAAGGGGTATTGTCCCGTTTTGGTCCTATGTATGATGCCGCTTGCCTTGGCGGCGCCTTTACCCTGGCCGCCATGGCCGTCCCCGAAGCCGAGTTTGAGCAGGTTGCCGAAGCCGTTAACGGCTTTGAACAAATAGCACACAATTATCAGCGCAACCATCAACTGAATATGTGGTTTGTTATCGCCACCGAAAATGAAGCAGAAATAGCGACCGTAATCGAACAAATAGAAATCAAAACCGGGATCCCGGTATTAAATGTCCCGAAACTGGAGGAATTCTATGTCGGACTCTATTTACCCATTTAA
- a CDS encoding Lrp/AsnC family transcriptional regulator, protein MTLSLLQQQLINEWQKGFPLTSSPYAQLAKELGSSETEVLEALKALEQADILSRLGAVFDHKKAGASTLAALMVPQEDLEYVAQIVNKFEQVNHNYAREHDYNLWFVVTAADDFTLQRVLTRIEQLTGLEVLVLPMEKAFHIDLSFHIDFDSKPALARVS, encoded by the coding sequence ATGACATTATCGTTATTACAGCAACAACTGATCAATGAGTGGCAAAAAGGTTTTCCCCTGACCTCATCTCCTTATGCCCAACTGGCTAAGGAGCTGGGCAGCAGCGAAACCGAAGTGCTTGAAGCGCTCAAAGCGCTGGAGCAGGCGGATATCCTTTCCCGCCTCGGCGCGGTATTCGATCATAAAAAGGCCGGCGCCAGCACCCTGGCCGCGCTGATGGTACCCCAAGAAGACCTGGAATATGTTGCACAGATAGTCAATAAATTTGAGCAGGTCAACCATAACTATGCCCGCGAGCATGATTATAACCTCTGGTTTGTGGTCACCGCCGCCGATGACTTTACCCTGCAACGGGTATTAACCCGCATTGAGCAGTTAACCGGACTGGAAGTTTTAGTCTTGCCGATGGAAAAAGCCTTTCATATCGACCTGTCGTTTCACATTGATTTTGACAGCAAACCAGCACTTGCCCGGGTGAGTTAA
- a CDS encoding cytochrome D1 domain-containing protein, translating into MSINIKSVKKTLACALVLTSALALQACSQNAMMPSKYLRATGDLGVLIERATGQVKIVNHSNNTALSEIDGLGDLSHASIVFSRDERYAYVFGRDGGLTKVDLLTDKIAKRVIQSGNSIGGAISQDGKLVAVSNYTPGGVKIFNSETLELVAEIPASVLTAKPKNKDGSPVRSKVVGLVDAPGHKFVFSLFDSHEIWVADMSGPELKLTKHEDIGLFPYDALMSPDGRYYIAGLFGEDGMAMLDLWHPEKGVSRILKDYGKGDKKLPVYKMPHLEGWAMTQDFAFVPAVGQHKVLVVDLKTWQQVAEIDVHGQPIFVMAQPDNRQIWVNFAYPLNDTIEVYNTETFEQVKSLKPGPAVLHMEFTPRGENVWMSVRDNNEVQIYDTQTQELLSTMKAKSPSGIFFTSRAHQIGL; encoded by the coding sequence ATGAGCATAAACATCAAGTCAGTGAAAAAAACCTTAGCTTGCGCCCTGGTATTAACCTCAGCTTTAGCCTTACAGGCCTGCAGTCAAAATGCCATGATGCCTTCGAAATATCTGCGCGCCACCGGCGATCTCGGAGTATTGATAGAGCGCGCCACCGGCCAGGTGAAAATAGTCAACCACAGTAATAATACTGCCCTCAGCGAAATCGACGGCCTGGGAGATTTATCCCATGCCTCAATAGTCTTTTCCCGCGATGAACGTTACGCCTATGTTTTTGGCCGTGACGGCGGCCTCACCAAAGTCGATTTACTCACCGACAAAATAGCTAAACGCGTTATACAATCGGGCAACAGCATAGGCGGCGCCATCAGTCAGGACGGCAAGCTGGTCGCCGTTTCCAACTATACCCCCGGGGGCGTGAAAATCTTTAACAGCGAAACCCTGGAGCTGGTCGCGGAAATTCCCGCCTCGGTACTCACCGCCAAGCCGAAAAATAAAGACGGCAGCCCGGTGCGCTCTAAAGTGGTGGGGTTAGTCGACGCCCCCGGCCATAAATTTGTCTTCAGCTTATTTGACAGCCATGAGATCTGGGTGGCAGATATGTCCGGCCCCGAGCTCAAGCTCACTAAACATGAAGATATCGGCCTGTTTCCCTATGATGCCCTGATGAGCCCGGACGGCCGTTATTATATTGCCGGTTTATTCGGCGAAGACGGCATGGCTATGCTGGATTTATGGCATCCGGAAAAAGGCGTAAGCCGGATTTTAAAAGATTACGGTAAAGGCGATAAGAAACTGCCGGTCTATAAAATGCCGCACCTGGAAGGCTGGGCCATGACCCAAGACTTTGCCTTTGTCCCGGCCGTGGGCCAACACAAGGTACTGGTGGTCGATTTAAAAACCTGGCAACAGGTGGCGGAAATAGATGTCCACGGCCAGCCGATTTTTGTGATGGCGCAGCCGGATAACCGCCAGATCTGGGTAAACTTTGCCTACCCGTTAAACGACACCATAGAAGTTTACAATACCGAGACCTTCGAACAGGTGAAAAGCCTCAAGCCCGGGCCTGCCGTCTTACATATGGAATTTACGCCAAGGGGCGAAAATGTCTGGATGTCGGTGCGGGATAATAATGAAGTTCAGATCTATGACACCCAAACCCAGGAGTTGTTATCGACCATGAAGGCAAAAAGCCCGAGCGGTATTTTCTTTACCAGCCGTGCCCACCAGATAGGGCTGTGA
- a CDS encoding c-type cytochrome: MNSKLTPLFPISSLVSLMFASLLNLFCASAQAQTPTPERQQELLHLLRQDCGSCHGMTLKGGLGPALLPEDLEQKPLALINNAILFGRPGTAMPPWQGMLTEQETLWLSQQLKHGTHAQMTEKAEK, translated from the coding sequence GTGAATAGCAAATTAACTCCATTGTTTCCCATCAGTTCACTGGTAAGCCTGATGTTTGCCTCCCTGTTAAACCTGTTCTGCGCATCGGCACAAGCGCAGACACCAACACCGGAACGACAGCAAGAGCTGCTCCATCTGCTCAGGCAAGACTGCGGCTCCTGTCACGGTATGACTCTCAAAGGGGGCCTGGGGCCTGCGCTGTTGCCAGAAGATCTTGAACAAAAGCCCCTGGCGCTGATCAACAACGCCATACTGTTTGGCCGCCCCGGCACGGCGATGCCTCCCTGGCAAGGCATGTTAACCGAACAGGAAACCTTATGGTTAAGCCAACAACTCAAACATGGAACACACGCCCAAATGACTGAAAAGGCAGAAAAATAA